The genomic stretch CCTGTTGTTTTATGAAGATCCGGACTACGGCTTTGTCATTAACGGCCTGATCAAAAAGGCCAGCGCCAAAACCACCATTCACGATCACGGGAAGTCGTACACACTTTACGGCGTCGTCGACGGCGGCGAGCAGGTGCTGCGCTTTGACCGCACCGATGGCGGCGCACCCGGTGACCTGCCTGCAACGGCGGTGGTGGAAGAAACAGAGGTTGTGGACGTCACGCCCGGCTATGTGGATTACATTAAACCCTGGGAAATTCACGCCGAGTACAACGGCGATGGCCCGACCGTGGCGGTAATTGTGCGCAGCCAACGCTGCGGCACCTACGTGCAGAATATTTTTTATAAAAAAGACAACACGGTCGAGCAGTACTACGGCCCGGATCAAATTCCGTATGTGTTGGGGTAGTTGGATAGTCCTTTAAAGCACATCCAGCACTTCAAAGGCGCAGCGTTCGGCGGACTCGGCTGCGGCTTCCATGCCCCGGTTTGTTTGCGCGGTGTGCTCGCCACAAAAATGCACCCGCCCGGCGGCTTGCGCCAGATAGGGTTGGTACTGATGCACCTGACCTGGCTGCCATTCCATCCAGGTGCCACCGGCGAAGCGATCTTGCGCCCAAGATTTATAGGCCACAGCTTCTAGCTTGCCTTTGGCGGCAGGCCGCATTTTTTCATATTCGGATATGACCAAAGCTTGAGCCGCTTCGGCCCCTAGGGTGTCGAGCTTCAGTGCCATGTTGCCGCGGGCGCGGGCGACGAGACCGGTGACGGACATATCGTCCTCAAGCTGACGCAACGCCGCGACCTGTCCCGCGACGGTATCGGTCCACATGCCGGGGCCGAAGCCATCGTCCTCCCAAAAAGGGTCTTTGGCCCGCATCACGATTTTGTTGATGTACATGGACGGCAGCATCTTGATCGCAGCCGCCTGCTGCGACGGCAACAGCGGGTCAAAATGAATCCAGCGGAGCGGTGGCAGCGGTGTGGAATTGATCACCCGTTTGGCGCGGAACACACTGCCATCTTCGCAGGTGACATCCACCCCGGTGGCATCTTGCTGAATAGCGGCAATGGCTTTGTTGAGGTGAACGTCGCCGGACAGCTTGGCGGCCATGGCTTCGGGCAGGGCCTGATTGCCGCCTTTGACTTTAAGCGCAACGTCGTCCAGGTCGGCTTGCAAATTGTCCCAGCCGACACGGAAGAACCAGGTGAGGATAGAGCAATCATGCGCCGAGGTGCCGCGCCCAATGTTGGTGTTGTAATTGAGCTCGATGGTGGCATCGCTCCACCCTTGGTCTTTGAGGAACGCATAGACCGAGCGGTCGTACGGTTTGGTGTGCGGCTCGGCCCAGGCCTCGAAACTCTTCAGAGGGGACGCTTTCTCAACGATAGATTCAAAAAAGCGACGGCCTGGAAACGCCGACTTGGCCTCTTCGGGCATATGATTCAACGGATGCGCCGCCCAATCCGCGCGCGGTATGACGTTGCCACCAAGAGCGATCTCGGTGCGTGACAGGCCCCGGCGCGGCGCGTGGTCGATCAGCGCAAGATCATGCTCGGCCACCAGATTGCGCACCCTACCATAGCCGCCGAGGATAGAATCCCCGCCGGCTTCGGGCTGTCCCTCAACATGGCGGAAACTTTCGAGACGGCCGCCAACGCGGTCGCGCCCTTCCAACACAACAACCTTGACGCCTTCCGCCGCCAGCAGCTGGGCGGCATACAGGCCGGAGAGTCCCGCGCCGACGATGATCACGTCGGCTGTGGTTTTAGCCCGCAGCGCGCGCGACGATAAAGAAGACGTTGCTACGGTTGCGGCTGCAACGGACGTTTTCAGAAAGGTGCGTCGTGAATGTGTCATCACGCCCTAGATCGTATCCAGCACTTCGAAGGCGGCCCGTTCGCCGGATTCCATGGCACCTTCCATGCCCCGGTTGGAGGTCGCGGTGTGCTCGCCACAGAAGTGAATACGATCTGCCGGGTCTATAATGGCTTTGACAAAGGTGGACACCGTGCCGGGGCTCCACACCGCCCAATCGCCAGCCGCAAAAGGATCGCTCTGCCAGGATTTAATGCCCGCGGGTTCCAACAGGCCCTTGGAGGCCGGACGAATGGTTTCGTAATCGGCAACGACACGGGCCATGGCCTCTTCGTCGCTGAAGCTGTCGAGGCGGTCGGCCAAATGGCCCCGGCCCCACGCCATAAGGCAGGTGATTTTGTTGGCGTCTTCGCCTTCCCGCAAGGCGCGGACTTCACCGCAATCGGTGTCGGTCCACATGGCGGGGCTAAACCCATCTTCTTCCCAGAAGGGTTTTTTCGGCACCAGAATAACCTTGGTGATTTTTTGCACCGGTGTGGTGGCAATGGCTTGCGCTTTTAAGGCGGGCAATAGGGGATCAAATTTTAGCCAGCGCATGGTCGGGATGGGCATGGAGCAAATCACCCGCTTGGCGCGGTAGACGGTGCCATCCTGACAAAGAACTTCAGCGTGGCTGGACTCACTGCGAATACCAATGACTTCTTTATTTAGATGAACTTCACCGGGCAGCGTGGCGGCCATGGCTTCGGGAATGCTTTGATTACCGCTCGGCGCCTTAAACGCCACACGATCGAGATCGCCCTGCAACTTGAACCAGGCTTGAGTGAAGAACCACATCAGCGATGAAATGTCGTGGGCCGAGGTGCCATATTGCACATTGGTGTTGTAATTCAGTTCAATGGCTTCGTCGCTCCAGCCCATGTCCTTGAACACCTCGTAAATGGAGCGGTCAAACTTGGCGCTGTCGGCATCCAGCCAATCTTCAAAGGCGTCCAGAGGATTTACTTTGCCGATTTCTGATTGAAAAAAACCACGACCTGGAAAGCGTGATTTCGCGCCCTCGGGCATGACGTTCAACGGATGGGTCGGCCAGTCTGCCTGGGGAATGAGTTTGCCGCGCAAGGCCAACTCGGTGTTGGTGGGGTCTTTGTGCGCCTCGGGCGAGAGATCACGGCGGGATTGGTGATCGACCAGTTCAATGCCCACATTGGCCGACACATCCTGCATCCGGCCATAGCCACCGAGGATGGAATCACCCCCCCACTCCGGGTTGCCTTCCACATTGCGTGCACTGAACAAGCGGCCACCAACGCGATCCCGCCCCTCAATGACCTGAACTGAGGCGCCGGTTTCGGCGATCAGCATGGCCGCATACAGGCCGGATAAGCCCGCGCCGATGACAATGACATCGGGGTCTTTTTGAGCCCGGACGCTGGTGCTGGCCAATGCCAGGGTTGCCGCCGAAGCCGCCCCTGCTTTCAAAGCTGTTCTGCGCGTCGTGGTCATAGCTATGGCTCCTCATTCAGCTCTCATCATCGTGCCGTGCTTAACAGTGCCACGCCATGCCCACCGAAGCCATAATCACTGGGTGATTACGCCTCGACGGAGGTTGTTAATCGGCCTAAGCCTCTAAATGAACCGGACAAAGTGTATGGGAAAGCGGCTGCTCCCCGCTTATGGTGCGGAGATTGCCCTTCAAAACCTGAAATATGCTTTGAGGACACTAAACACCAATGTTTCCTTACTCACCTCTTGATCGCTGCCACAACATCGACAGCCTGCGCACCAGAGCGAAGCGCCGCTTGCCCGCGCCCGTCTTTCACTACATGGATGGCGGCGCCGATGATGAAGTGACGCTGCGGCGCAACACGGAGGCCTTTGACGATTATGAACTGCTGCCGAACCTGCTGACGGACATTACCGGCCTCGACACCAAAACCCAGGCTTTGGGTGTTGAGTTGGACTGGCCGGTGTTTCTTGCGCCCACGGGGATGTCGAAACTGTTTCATCATACCGGCGAGATCGCGGTGGCGCGTGCGGCCCGCAACGCCGGAACGCTGTACAGTTTATCGACACTCGCCACCACCAGCATTGAAAATGTGGCCGCCGCCACCGACGGCCCCAAGATGTTCCAAATTTATGTCTTCAAAGACCGGGGGTTGACCAAGGAATTCATCGCCCGCTGCAAGGCGGCGAAATACGACGCCTTGTGTTTGACCATCGACGTGCCCGTGCCCGGCAACCGCGAGCGCGACAAAGTGACGGGCATGACCATGCCGCCAAAGTTCTCGCTGTCGAGCCTGCTGAGTTTTGCGCTGCACCCGGAGTGGAGTTTGAACGCGCTGCGTGATCCAAGTTTTGATCTCGCCAATGTGTCGCAACGGTCTGACTTGAGCATTGCCGGGGACCAAGTCTCTCCCATTCAATATCTGACCAGCCAAATCGATAGCAGCGTGACCTGGAAAGATGCCGCATGGATGGCGCAGGAATGGGGCGGGCGTTTTCTTATTAAAGGCGTGCACTCGGCCCACGACGCCCTGAAAGCTGCGGACATTGGCGCGCATGGGGTGATGGTGTCCAACCATGGCGGACGGCAGTTGGATGGCGTGTCGGCCTGCATTGATGCGCTGCCCCCAATTGTTGACGCCGTAGGGGATAAACTAGAGATCATTCTGGACGGCGGCATCCGGCGCGGCACCCATGTGATTAAGGCTCTGGCCCTGGGTGCAACAGCGTGCTCCATCGGGCGTGGTTATTTATATGGGCTCGGCGCGGGTGGTCAGGCCGGTGTGGAAAAAGCACTGAGCCTGTTGCGGTCTGAAGTGGAACGCGGCATGGCGCTACTGGGCGTGACAAAGATCAGCGAGATTACTGCGGACGTTTTGCAGCGGCGGCGTTAGGGCTTCCGTGCGGTCGAGATGAACCACTTAATGCTGTTGTCGAGCTGCTGGAATTTGCCCTGCCAGATACTGTCTTCGGGAAAGCCAGCTTCGCGAAGCATTTCGCTGGGATTGTTGGTGGCGTAAATGCGCCAGTACGGTTCGTTATTGTTGCGTTGATCCCAACCGCGATGAAACTGCATCCACGGGCTATATTCATCGAAGCGTAAGTTCACATCCATATGCATGGCGATACCGCCGGGCTTGAGCAGCCGGAAGCTCTCACGCATCATCGCTTCGGTGGTGGCTTGCGGAAATTCGTGCATGGAATTATGCGAAGTGACGAGATCAAAACTCTCGTCTTCAAAACCGGTATGGGCTGCATCGCGCTGATGAAAATGCACGGCCTTGTCCATGGCCTCGGCGCGGGCATGAGCGTATCTGAGAATGGCCGCCCCGACATCAATACCGTGAACCTCGGCGTCGGGGAACGCAGTTTTATAAGGCACGGTGGAGGAGCCCGCTGAGCAGCCAATATCGAGCACGCGGGTTGGCGTGAAATCCGGGTAGCGGTCTTTGATAAATCTGACCCCCACCTCGCCTTTGCTCTCGGCCTGACCAACGCCACGGCCAATGGTGTAGAGGTTGCCACCGTATTCATAGAAGGCCCCGGCGAGCACGTCGTCATCGCCGTAATCAACCACATAGCCGCCGGGCTGCAGGTGGATATCCACCTTGGCCATACCGAGGGGCGCTTCAAAATCAGGGTCTAGCTCTAACGTGCCCTTGCGTTGATTAGATTGGGTGTAACCCGCAAACTTTTCGGAAAGCTGATCCCTTGAGCGATAGAGGGTTTCTGCCACCGCCTCCCACATCATTTCTTGGCCATCACGATGCAACCGGCTGAACATTTGATACGCGGGGTCATCCCACATGACTGTGCCGATTTCTTGAACCGACTCCGGTTCGCGACCATGCTGTTTCACGAAACGAGGTTTGGCGCGACGCTCATATAGGTCCTCATTGCGCGCCCGCACTTCATCGCGCACATAATCTTTCAGTGACAGCGTGTATTGCTGGCGGGCCAGTTCATCATGGGTCGGGGATGCCAACATGGCGTGGATTGGATTGCGGGCCATCGTATATACCTATTCTCTCAGCAGATCAGAGAAATCTAACATTGAACGCGGCGTCGATATAGGGGGCGTTGTGCGTAAAAAATAGAGAACCCCGCCGCAGGCTTTACCCCGGACGAGGTGTCTCATAGCGGAGGATCATGGAACTCCGCGTTCGCGGCAAGGCGCGAACCAATCGTGTGATTTGTGAAATCGCAGTACCAAATTGGCCTACGGACTGTCAGGCACTCTGGTTAGGTGGAGTCATGGTTTTTACACACCCTCCTTGGTTGAAGGCCACTTGCCATCAAGGATTGTGACCCTATCGTAGATTCTTCGAAGGCCCATTCCGAGCTCCTGTTCGCGTCTGTCTACATTAAATATGCTGATCCTCTAAAACGCGCTCGTCAAGCACTTGAGCAAAATTCTTTGGGTCGTATTGACTGACCTTTTTTATGAGATGAACTGGCCAACAGCGTTCATTCTTCAATGACTTAAGGTAGTTTCACGCGCGAGACGCGATCCCCAAAAACCGTTCCCATGTAAAGAAAACCGTTGTGACTGAGCGCCACCGACGCGCCAGGGATGAGGCCCTCGCTGTGTTCGTAGATGATCTCCTGGTCCAAGGTCACGGGATCAAGCGCCACCACAGCAAACGGGAAGCTGCACGTCTGGCCAAGGCGCTCCCGGCAAGCGGCAGTGCCAAACAACGGCACCCCCGTATGACCGACCGAGATGATGCGGCCATCCGGTGCCAGCGTTATATTGTCAGACTGAACAGGGATGCGTGCGACCTTGGCGTTGCCGCCGGCCAGATCAGCGGCCACCAGAGTCTGGCCATAAGTAGAACCGATAAACACGCGACCTGTTTTGGCATCTGCCTCAACGCCGTTAGGAAAAGAGGCTTCACTGCCCTCGACCTTATGCCAACCAGTTTGGGCATCCCATGCCGCCGCATGGCCGGTATGAATGCCCAACAGAAACTTTGTCGTGAGCCAGATACCGCGCGGGCCGTCATACATATGACTGACAACAAATCCGTCACCGCCGGTGGATGCCACGTCATTGGGAAACACAGTACCGGGAACCGCGACACAGCCTTGCCACGTCAACTCAGGGCCAGTCGGTTCGACATCGACACGATAGCGCTCAATGCGCTCGCCTTGTCCGGCGTTCACAACCAAGAGCCGAAACCCGCCATCAGCGAGATCAGACACATGGAAGCCGCGCGGTCTGAACTTAGTCGGCATATCTCCGCATTGCGGGAAGGACATATCCGGTTTTGAAATGGACGTCAGATGTATCGGCTCATCAGTCTCCAGGTTCAGGGCCGAGAGTCGGCCTTCCCCATCAAAATCACCAAGTTCGGCGATGAGAAGCCAAGGATGTTCACCCAAGGGCTCTAGATCTTCGGGCTTGTCCAGGCCGCAGTATACTTTGATATCTGCGGTGGACTCACAGCCCTCAATCAGCATCGGTTCACCACAGGCTGATAACGCCAAGCCAGTGAACACAACCAAGGACGCAGAAACGGTCTTAAATGCATGAGACATACCTAAAAATGCATGAGACATACCTAATCGTCCTTCAGGGTCAGCGATTCAAACACAATACCAGTGGGGCGCGAGTCAAACTGAGCAATGCGATCATTATAGGCCGTGGTGTAGACTGCGTTAGTGAGCCATAGAGCCGGAGCAAGATCGTGCAAGCGGGCCATGATGTCTTGCAACAACAGATCCCGCTTGTCCGGGTCCATTTCCGCGCTGGACTGTTTGATCAGCGGCAGCAAATCCGGTTCGCAAAAGAAGGGCCGTGCACGCAAGCAAGAAAAGTATTCAATCGGGCGAATCGGGTCTTGGAAAGCCGCGTTGTTCCAGATGAGGTGAAAGGCATCGGCATCGCCCCATTCAGACATCGTGTACTTACGATTGTAATCCGAAAACGGAATGGACCGGAGCGTAACGCTAACACCAACAGCTTCGATGTCCTGCGCCACTTTTTGATACATCAGCCCATCGGGCGTGGTGCTGTCCGTGACCACTTCAACCGTCAGCGGAAAGCCATTGGGATATCCGGCGTCTGCCAGAAGCGCGCGCGCCTTGTCTGGATCATAGGCAAAGGGCGCAAGGTTTTTGTTAAAGCCTGTGGTTGCAGCAGTGACGCCCTGGCTGGCAACCTCGGCAAAACCGAACATGATGAACTTGGCGATAGCGTCCTTATCAACGGCATGATTGAGCGCGCGGCGGACACGGACATCATGTAACGGATGACCGTCCCCATGGAGCAGATTGGGCAGGGCGATGGACTTAACTTGCGGATTGGCTTTGACCAATACGTTGAGCCCCTCACCTTCGACGACGGCGACATCATCCACATGCAAACCTGTTACAAGGTCAATCTGATCCGACAGCAATCCTTGGATGCGGGACGTTTTATCCGCAACAAGGCGATACTCAACTGCTGATAATCCTTTAGGCGCGCGCCAGGACTTAGGGTTTGCCTCTAGCATCGCCATGGCATTGCCCCGGCCAAAAGAAGTGAGGCGGAAGGGACCGGTGCCAACAGGCGCAAGCGTATAGCCACTAACGCCAATTTCATCCCAAAGATCAGGGTCGATGATCATCAGGGTTGCCAAACGCTTCGGCAGAATGGCATCAGGCTCTGAGGTGGAGATTTCAACGGTCA from Rhodospirillaceae bacterium encodes the following:
- a CDS encoding NAD(P)/FAD-dependent oxidoreductase, with the protein product MTHSRRTFLKTSVAAATVATSSLSSRALRAKTTADVIIVGAGLSGLYAAQLLAAEGVKVVVLEGRDRVGGRLESFRHVEGQPEAGGDSILGGYGRVRNLVAEHDLALIDHAPRRGLSRTEIALGGNVIPRADWAAHPLNHMPEEAKSAFPGRRFFESIVEKASPLKSFEAWAEPHTKPYDRSVYAFLKDQGWSDATIELNYNTNIGRGTSAHDCSILTWFFRVGWDNLQADLDDVALKVKGGNQALPEAMAAKLSGDVHLNKAIAAIQQDATGVDVTCEDGSVFRAKRVINSTPLPPLRWIHFDPLLPSQQAAAIKMLPSMYINKIVMRAKDPFWEDDGFGPGMWTDTVAGQVAALRQLEDDMSVTGLVARARGNMALKLDTLGAEAAQALVISEYEKMRPAAKGKLEAVAYKSWAQDRFAGGTWMEWQPGQVHQYQPYLAQAAGRVHFCGEHTAQTNRGMEAAAESAERCAFEVLDVL
- a CDS encoding NAD(P)/FAD-dependent oxidoreductase, with the translated sequence MTTTRRTALKAGAASAATLALASTSVRAQKDPDVIVIGAGLSGLYAAMLIAETGASVQVIEGRDRVGGRLFSARNVEGNPEWGGDSILGGYGRMQDVSANVGIELVDHQSRRDLSPEAHKDPTNTELALRGKLIPQADWPTHPLNVMPEGAKSRFPGRGFFQSEIGKVNPLDAFEDWLDADSAKFDRSIYEVFKDMGWSDEAIELNYNTNVQYGTSAHDISSLMWFFTQAWFKLQGDLDRVAFKAPSGNQSIPEAMAATLPGEVHLNKEVIGIRSESSHAEVLCQDGTVYRAKRVICSMPIPTMRWLKFDPLLPALKAQAIATTPVQKITKVILVPKKPFWEEDGFSPAMWTDTDCGEVRALREGEDANKITCLMAWGRGHLADRLDSFSDEEAMARVVADYETIRPASKGLLEPAGIKSWQSDPFAAGDWAVWSPGTVSTFVKAIIDPADRIHFCGEHTATSNRGMEGAMESGERAAFEVLDTI
- a CDS encoding alpha-hydroxy acid oxidase; the encoded protein is MFPYSPLDRCHNIDSLRTRAKRRLPAPVFHYMDGGADDEVTLRRNTEAFDDYELLPNLLTDITGLDTKTQALGVELDWPVFLAPTGMSKLFHHTGEIAVARAARNAGTLYSLSTLATTSIENVAAATDGPKMFQIYVFKDRGLTKEFIARCKAAKYDALCLTIDVPVPGNRERDKVTGMTMPPKFSLSSLLSFALHPEWSLNALRDPSFDLANVSQRSDLSIAGDQVSPIQYLTSQIDSSVTWKDAAWMAQEWGGRFLIKGVHSAHDALKAADIGAHGVMVSNHGGRQLDGVSACIDALPPIVDAVGDKLEIILDGGIRRGTHVIKALALGATACSIGRGYLYGLGAGGQAGVEKALSLLRSEVERGMALLGVTKISEITADVLQRRR
- a CDS encoding class I SAM-dependent methyltransferase, coding for MARNPIHAMLASPTHDELARQQYTLSLKDYVRDEVRARNEDLYERRAKPRFVKQHGREPESVQEIGTVMWDDPAYQMFSRLHRDGQEMMWEAVAETLYRSRDQLSEKFAGYTQSNQRKGTLELDPDFEAPLGMAKVDIHLQPGGYVVDYGDDDVLAGAFYEYGGNLYTIGRGVGQAESKGEVGVRFIKDRYPDFTPTRVLDIGCSAGSSTVPYKTAFPDAEVHGIDVGAAILRYAHARAEAMDKAVHFHQRDAAHTGFEDESFDLVTSHNSMHEFPQATTEAMMRESFRLLKPGGIAMHMDVNLRFDEYSPWMQFHRGWDQRNNNEPYWRIYATNNPSEMLREAGFPEDSIWQGKFQQLDNSIKWFISTARKP
- a CDS encoding ABC transporter substrate-binding protein — protein: MKFVMRFLVIAMALISAHAASAQTLRVAVAAFPPTLGNPFTGASQPSAELWWSIYDGLTRLNWSGGPEPALALSWQNTSPTTWVFNLRPGVTYHNGKAFTAQDVVDILTLMKRSDMQGFLIPNELALVSGSRVIDDLTVEISTSEPDAILPKRLATLMIIDPDLWDEIGVSGYTLAPVGTGPFRLTSFGRGNAMAMLEANPKSWRAPKGLSAVEYRLVADKTSRIQGLLSDQIDLVTGLHVDDVAVVEGEGLNVLVKANPQVKSIALPNLLHGDGHPLHDVRVRRALNHAVDKDAIAKFIMFGFAEVASQGVTAATTGFNKNLAPFAYDPDKARALLADAGYPNGFPLTVEVVTDSTTPDGLMYQKVAQDIEAVGVSVTLRSIPFSDYNRKYTMSEWGDADAFHLIWNNAAFQDPIRPIEYFSCLRARPFFCEPDLLPLIKQSSAEMDPDKRDLLLQDIMARLHDLAPALWLTNAVYTTAYNDRIAQFDSRPTGIVFESLTLKDD